Proteins co-encoded in one Cynocephalus volans isolate mCynVol1 chromosome 11, mCynVol1.pri, whole genome shotgun sequence genomic window:
- the DPH3 gene encoding diphthamide biosynthesis protein 3 isoform X2 → MAVFHDEVEIEDFQYDEDLETYFYPCPCGDNFSITKDQFMCGEIVAAPSINKELVKC, encoded by the exons ATGGCGGTCTTTCACGACGAAGTGGAGATCGAGGACTTCCAATATGACGAGGACTTGGAAACGTATTTCTACCCCTGCCCGTGTGGGGATAACTTCTCCATCACCAAG GATCAGTTTATGTGTGGAGAAATAGTTGCAGCCCCTTCAATCAACAAAGAATTAGTTAAGTGCTGA
- the DPH3 gene encoding diphthamide biosynthesis protein 3 isoform X1 produces MAVFHDEVEIEDFQYDEDLETYFYPCPCGDNFSITKEDLENGEDVATCPSCSLIIKVIYDKDQFMCGEIVAAPSINKELVKC; encoded by the exons ATGGCGGTCTTTCACGACGAAGTGGAGATCGAGGACTTCCAATATGACGAGGACTTGGAAACGTATTTCTACCCCTGCCCGTGTGGGGATAACTTCTCCATCACCAAG GAAGATTTGGAGAATGGGGAAGACGTGGCAACGTGTCCTAGCTGCTCTCTCATTATAAAAGTGATTTATGACAAA GATCAGTTTATGTGTGGAGAAATAGTTGCAGCCCCTTCAATCAACAAAGAATTAGTTAAGTGCTGA